In Natator depressus isolate rNatDep1 chromosome 9, rNatDep2.hap1, whole genome shotgun sequence, a single genomic region encodes these proteins:
- the FHL1 gene encoding four and a half LIM domains protein 1 isoform X1 has product MAYHRHSGPSSYTVGTMSERFDCHYCRDPLHGKKYVQKEGRHCCVKCFEKFCANTCIECKKPIGADSKELHFKNRYWHDNCFRCFKCYTSLVNEPFMLKENNKVWCSSCSATEGANKCKGCFKAIVAGDQNVEYKKSFWHKECFTCSQCKQVIGTGSFFPKGEDIYCVSCHEHKFAKLCVKCKNAITSGGLTYQEQPWHSECFICTGCSKQIGGKHFTAVEDQFYCVECYKTKVAKKCAGCKNPITGFGKGSTVVSHEGQSWHDYCFKCTKCSRPLANRRFVYHNEKIYCADCPHRL; this is encoded by the exons GGCCCAGCAGTTACACCGTGGGCACCATGTCGGAGCGCTTTGATTGCCACTACTGCCGCGACCCGCTGCACGGGAAGAAGTACGTGCAGAAGGAGGGCCGCCACTGctgtgtgaagtgctttgaaaaattctgtgccaacACCTGCATCGAGTGCAAGAAGCCCATTGGCGCTGACTCCAAG GAGCTGCATTTCAAAAACCGTTACTGGCACGATAACTGCTTCCGCTGTTTTAAGTGCTACACGTCTCTGGTTAACGAGCCCTTCATGCTAAAGGAAAACAATAAAGTTTGGTGCAGCAGCTGTAGTGCCACTGAGGGTGCAAACAAATGCAAAGGCTGCTTCAAAGCTATTGTTGCAG GAGACCAAAATGTTGAATACAAGAAGTCATTCTGGCACAAGGAATGCTTCACCTGCAGCCAGTGCAAGCAAGTGATAGGAACAGGCAGCTTCTTCCCCAAAGGAGAGGATATCTACTGTGTCTCTTGCCATGAACATAAGTTTGCCAAGCTGTGTGTTAAGTGCAAGAAT GCCATCACTTCTGGAGGACTCACTTACCAGGAGCAGCCTTGGCATTCAGAGTGCTTCATCTGTACTGGCTGCTCAAAGCAGATTGGTGGGAAACACTTCACTGCTGTGGAGGATCAGTTCTACTGTGTTGAGTGCTACAAGACAAAAGTTGCCAAGAAGTGTGCTGGCTGCAAGAACCCCATTACAG GATTTGGAAAAGGATCCACTGTGGTCAGCCATGAAGGCCAATCCTGGCATGATTATTGTTTCAAGTGTACCAAGTGTTCCCGTCCTTTGGCTAACAGGCGCTTTGTCTATCATAATGAGAAAATTTACTGCGCTGACTGTCCCCATAGACTGTAA
- the FHL1 gene encoding four and a half LIM domains protein 1 isoform X2: MSERFDCHYCRDPLHGKKYVQKEGRHCCVKCFEKFCANTCIECKKPIGADSKELHFKNRYWHDNCFRCFKCYTSLVNEPFMLKENNKVWCSSCSATEGANKCKGCFKAIVAGDQNVEYKKSFWHKECFTCSQCKQVIGTGSFFPKGEDIYCVSCHEHKFAKLCVKCKNAITSGGLTYQEQPWHSECFICTGCSKQIGGKHFTAVEDQFYCVECYKTKVAKKCAGCKNPITGFGKGSTVVSHEGQSWHDYCFKCTKCSRPLANRRFVYHNEKIYCADCPHRL; this comes from the exons ATGTCGGAGCGCTTTGATTGCCACTACTGCCGCGACCCGCTGCACGGGAAGAAGTACGTGCAGAAGGAGGGCCGCCACTGctgtgtgaagtgctttgaaaaattctgtgccaacACCTGCATCGAGTGCAAGAAGCCCATTGGCGCTGACTCCAAG GAGCTGCATTTCAAAAACCGTTACTGGCACGATAACTGCTTCCGCTGTTTTAAGTGCTACACGTCTCTGGTTAACGAGCCCTTCATGCTAAAGGAAAACAATAAAGTTTGGTGCAGCAGCTGTAGTGCCACTGAGGGTGCAAACAAATGCAAAGGCTGCTTCAAAGCTATTGTTGCAG GAGACCAAAATGTTGAATACAAGAAGTCATTCTGGCACAAGGAATGCTTCACCTGCAGCCAGTGCAAGCAAGTGATAGGAACAGGCAGCTTCTTCCCCAAAGGAGAGGATATCTACTGTGTCTCTTGCCATGAACATAAGTTTGCCAAGCTGTGTGTTAAGTGCAAGAAT GCCATCACTTCTGGAGGACTCACTTACCAGGAGCAGCCTTGGCATTCAGAGTGCTTCATCTGTACTGGCTGCTCAAAGCAGATTGGTGGGAAACACTTCACTGCTGTGGAGGATCAGTTCTACTGTGTTGAGTGCTACAAGACAAAAGTTGCCAAGAAGTGTGCTGGCTGCAAGAACCCCATTACAG GATTTGGAAAAGGATCCACTGTGGTCAGCCATGAAGGCCAATCCTGGCATGATTATTGTTTCAAGTGTACCAAGTGTTCCCGTCCTTTGGCTAACAGGCGCTTTGTCTATCATAATGAGAAAATTTACTGCGCTGACTGTCCCCATAGACTGTAA